One window of Trifolium pratense cultivar HEN17-A07 linkage group LG5, ARS_RC_1.1, whole genome shotgun sequence genomic DNA carries:
- the LOC123884763 gene encoding uncharacterized protein LOC123884763 isoform X2, producing the protein MSSYFHASKKFLAELKMEMPAHRTWMYNRRIVGRKGYTAEFLQGLEEFLDFACQQPQYLNEGVISCPCKQCKNERHLTLKEVNIHIRQKGFTPGYWYWTSHGEEVPQTNLDVDMHSDEMPFSSQQDTGFDDADLNDQNFVQNEEVPTNMESTEFYDMPDSTQQPARSGYQNTPNMSAAIAMLSLQSKHNMSQDCFNDVIKFMRESSHIENEIPSYSRKTKRTVQPTKMSSKKKRAQTNAPLIIPSDTLPTYSNQATQPPSRTKPRTKLSQSRPTKPLTRLQLRTQSQFSHSQLPLQPQPTELQPQPQLRVQPQPTESRHRLRPQPTVPRPTEPQLRLQPQPTPPRPQPQLRLQPQPTQPRPQPQLRLQPQPTQPQPTPPRSQPQPQPQAQPIISQTIPTQVLQCREFPMVNETPSSSSNHVSKESNGNKIPILPEGDGFDQHRLVVKAIALIIRINLEEGKPSWKQLSKKQRDSWFDIFKSKFTWPPQHKDLVRRNFEKRGSAKMIQLMQEARKDLDQKPIWMEERVWTQLKAHWESLEYKRKSEINKRNGESMAGASLHTGGSIPHHLHWKRMKEANGTDPSMAEFYFRTHRKKDQSWVGPCAESAYDKFERRKLELSSKIVSSENGGDMPSELDIWVDSVGTKKGRVFGLGSVNKKLVTSVKLSANSEDVNALRSQIHALNESLQKQEQEKLEMKHELTETKQQVAALMQHLGFAASSSRPHSSPQDSNEIDNGDADDSDGDHLE; encoded by the exons AT GAGCTCATACTTCCATGCATCAAAAAAATTCCTTG CTGAGCTGAAAATGGAAATGCCGGCGCATCGGACATGGATGTATAATAGGCGTATTGTTGGCCGAAAGGGATATACAGCTGAATTTTTGCAAGGCCTCGAAGAGTTTCTTGATTTTGCTTGTCAACAACCACAGTATTTGAATGAAGGTGTAATAAGCTGTCCATGTAAGCAATGTAAAAATGAGAGGCACCTAACTCTGAAGGAAGTAAATATTCATATTCGTCAAAAAGGGTTTACACCTGGATATTGGTATTGGACATCTCATGGAGAGGAAGTCCCTCAAACTAATCTCGATGTTGATATGCATTCAGATGAAATGCCTTTTAGCAGTCAACAAGACACGGGGTTTGATGATGCTGATCTTAATGACCAAAATTTTGTACAAAATGAAGAGGTGCCGACAAATATGGAATCAACTGAATTTTATGATATGCCGGATTCAACTCAACAACCTGCGCGGTCAGGGTACCAAAACACACCAAATATGTCTGCTGCTATTGCAATGTTGAGTTTACAATCTAAACACAACATGTCACAAGATTGTTTCAATGATGTGATAAAGTTTATGAGGGAGTCAAGCCACATTGAGAATGAAATTCCTTCATATTCTAGGAAAACAAAGAGAACTGTGCAGCCAACTAAGATGTCTAGTAAAAAGAAACGTGCTCAAACCAATGCACCATTGATAATTCCATCTGATACCCTTCCAACTTATTCTAACCAAGCCACTCAACCTCCATCTCGAACTAAACCTCGAACTAAGCTTAGTCAATCTCGACCCACTAAGCCTCTAACTCGACTTCAACTCCGAACTCAATCTCAATTCTCTCACTCTCAACTCCCCCTGCAACCTCAGCCCACTGAACTTCAACCACAACCTCAACTTCGTGTGCAACCTCAACCCACTGAATCCCGACATCGCCTGCGACCCCAACCAACTGTACCTCGACCTACTGAACCTCAACTTCGCCTGCAACCCCAACCCACTCCACCTCGACCACAACCTCAACTCCGCCTACAGCCGCAACCCACTCAACCTCGACCCCAACCTCAACTCCGCCTGCAACCCCAACCCACTCAACCTCAACCTACTCCACCTCGCTCTCAACCTCAACCTCAGCCTCAAGCTCAACCCATCATATCTCAAACCATTCCTACCCAAGTCCTTCAATGTCGAGAATTTCCAATGGTCAACGAAACTCCATCTTCTTCATCTAACCATGTCAGTAAAGAAAGTAATGGGAACAAAATCCCCATACTTCCAGAAGGGGATGG GTTTGATCAACACAGGTTGGTAGTGAAGGCAATTGCTTTAATTATACGAATTAACTTGGAGGAGGGAAAACCATCATGGAAGCAGTTATCTAAAAAACAACGAGATTCGTGGTTTGATATAtttaaa TCAAAGTTTACGTGGCCACCTCAACATAAAGACTTGGTGCGACGTAACTTTGAGAAAAGGGGTTCAGCAAAAATGATTCAATTAATGCAAGAAGCTCGAAAAGATTTAGATCAAAAACCAATTTGGATGGAAGAGCGGGTGTGGACACAATTGAAAGCACATTGGGAGTCCTTAGAATACAAAAGAAAGTCTGAAATAAACAAAAGAAATGGCGAGTCTATGGCTGGTGCTTCTCTTCACACTGGTGGATCAATTCCTCATCATTTGCATTGGAAGCGAATG AAGGAGGCAAATGGAACAGATCCATCCATGGCTGAGTTTTATTTTCGTACACATCGAAAAAAGGACCAAAGTTGGGTGGGTCCTTGTGCCGAGTCTGCTTAT GATAAATTTGAACGAAGAAAATTGGAATTATCTTCCAAGATTGTTTCGAGTGAGAATGGAGGTGATATGCCGTCTGAATTGGATATATGGGTAGATTCAGTTGGAACGAAAAAAGGAAGGGTTTTTGGTCTCGGATCTGTAAACAAAAAATTGGTTACATCTGTTAAACTTTCTGCTAATTCAGAAGATGTCAATGCTTTAAGAAGTCAGATTCATGCACTTAACGAGTCACTGCAAAAACAGGAACAAGAGAAATTAGAAATGAAACATGAGTTGACCGAAACTAAACAACAAGTAGCAGCTTTAATGCAACACTTGGGGTTTGCCGCCTCTTCTTCTCGTCCGCATTCATCACCTCAAGACAGCAATGAAATTGATAATGGCGATGCTGATGATAGTGATGGTGATCATTTGGAGTAG
- the LOC123884763 gene encoding uncharacterized protein LOC123884763 isoform X3, translating into MEMPAHRTWMYNRRIVGRKGYTAEFLQGLEEFLDFACQQPQYLNEGVISCPCKQCKNERHLTLKEVNIHIRQKGFTPGYWYWTSHGEEVPQTNLDVDMHSDEMPFSSQQDTGFDDADLNDQNFVQNEEVPTNMESTEFYDMPDSTQQPARSGYQNTPNMSAAIAMLSLQSKHNMSQDCFNDVIKFMRESSHIENEIPSYSRKTKRTVQPTKMSSKKKRAQTNAPLIIPSDTLPTYSNQATQPPSRTKPRTKLSQSRPTKPLTRLQLRTQSQFSHSQLPLQPQPTELQPQPQLRVQPQPTESRHRLRPQPTVPRPTEPQLRLQPQPTPPRPQPQLRLQPQPTQPRPQPQLRLQPQPTQPQPTPPRSQPQPQPQAQPIISQTIPTQVLQCREFPMVNETPSSSSNHVSKESNGNKIPILPEGDGFDQHRLVVKAIALIIRINLEEGKPSWKQLSKKQRDSWFDIFKSKFTWPPQHKDLVRRNFEKRGSAKMIQLMQEARKDLDQKPIWMEERVWTQLKAHWESLEYKRKSEINKRNGESMAGASLHTGGSIPHHLHWKRMKEANGTDPSMAEFYFRTHRKKDQSWVGPCAESAYDKFERRKLELSSKIVSSENGGDMPSELDIWVDSVGTKKGRVFGLGSVNKKLVTSVKLSANSEDVNALRSQIHALNESLQKQEQEKLEMKHELTETKQQVAALMQHLGFAASSSRPHSSPQDSNEIDNGDADDSDGDHLE; encoded by the exons ATGGAAATGCCGGCGCATCGGACATGGATGTATAATAGGCGTATTGTTGGCCGAAAGGGATATACAGCTGAATTTTTGCAAGGCCTCGAAGAGTTTCTTGATTTTGCTTGTCAACAACCACAGTATTTGAATGAAGGTGTAATAAGCTGTCCATGTAAGCAATGTAAAAATGAGAGGCACCTAACTCTGAAGGAAGTAAATATTCATATTCGTCAAAAAGGGTTTACACCTGGATATTGGTATTGGACATCTCATGGAGAGGAAGTCCCTCAAACTAATCTCGATGTTGATATGCATTCAGATGAAATGCCTTTTAGCAGTCAACAAGACACGGGGTTTGATGATGCTGATCTTAATGACCAAAATTTTGTACAAAATGAAGAGGTGCCGACAAATATGGAATCAACTGAATTTTATGATATGCCGGATTCAACTCAACAACCTGCGCGGTCAGGGTACCAAAACACACCAAATATGTCTGCTGCTATTGCAATGTTGAGTTTACAATCTAAACACAACATGTCACAAGATTGTTTCAATGATGTGATAAAGTTTATGAGGGAGTCAAGCCACATTGAGAATGAAATTCCTTCATATTCTAGGAAAACAAAGAGAACTGTGCAGCCAACTAAGATGTCTAGTAAAAAGAAACGTGCTCAAACCAATGCACCATTGATAATTCCATCTGATACCCTTCCAACTTATTCTAACCAAGCCACTCAACCTCCATCTCGAACTAAACCTCGAACTAAGCTTAGTCAATCTCGACCCACTAAGCCTCTAACTCGACTTCAACTCCGAACTCAATCTCAATTCTCTCACTCTCAACTCCCCCTGCAACCTCAGCCCACTGAACTTCAACCACAACCTCAACTTCGTGTGCAACCTCAACCCACTGAATCCCGACATCGCCTGCGACCCCAACCAACTGTACCTCGACCTACTGAACCTCAACTTCGCCTGCAACCCCAACCCACTCCACCTCGACCACAACCTCAACTCCGCCTACAGCCGCAACCCACTCAACCTCGACCCCAACCTCAACTCCGCCTGCAACCCCAACCCACTCAACCTCAACCTACTCCACCTCGCTCTCAACCTCAACCTCAGCCTCAAGCTCAACCCATCATATCTCAAACCATTCCTACCCAAGTCCTTCAATGTCGAGAATTTCCAATGGTCAACGAAACTCCATCTTCTTCATCTAACCATGTCAGTAAAGAAAGTAATGGGAACAAAATCCCCATACTTCCAGAAGGGGATGG GTTTGATCAACACAGGTTGGTAGTGAAGGCAATTGCTTTAATTATACGAATTAACTTGGAGGAGGGAAAACCATCATGGAAGCAGTTATCTAAAAAACAACGAGATTCGTGGTTTGATATAtttaaa TCAAAGTTTACGTGGCCACCTCAACATAAAGACTTGGTGCGACGTAACTTTGAGAAAAGGGGTTCAGCAAAAATGATTCAATTAATGCAAGAAGCTCGAAAAGATTTAGATCAAAAACCAATTTGGATGGAAGAGCGGGTGTGGACACAATTGAAAGCACATTGGGAGTCCTTAGAATACAAAAGAAAGTCTGAAATAAACAAAAGAAATGGCGAGTCTATGGCTGGTGCTTCTCTTCACACTGGTGGATCAATTCCTCATCATTTGCATTGGAAGCGAATG AAGGAGGCAAATGGAACAGATCCATCCATGGCTGAGTTTTATTTTCGTACACATCGAAAAAAGGACCAAAGTTGGGTGGGTCCTTGTGCCGAGTCTGCTTAT GATAAATTTGAACGAAGAAAATTGGAATTATCTTCCAAGATTGTTTCGAGTGAGAATGGAGGTGATATGCCGTCTGAATTGGATATATGGGTAGATTCAGTTGGAACGAAAAAAGGAAGGGTTTTTGGTCTCGGATCTGTAAACAAAAAATTGGTTACATCTGTTAAACTTTCTGCTAATTCAGAAGATGTCAATGCTTTAAGAAGTCAGATTCATGCACTTAACGAGTCACTGCAAAAACAGGAACAAGAGAAATTAGAAATGAAACATGAGTTGACCGAAACTAAACAACAAGTAGCAGCTTTAATGCAACACTTGGGGTTTGCCGCCTCTTCTTCTCGTCCGCATTCATCACCTCAAGACAGCAATGAAATTGATAATGGCGATGCTGATGATAGTGATGGTGATCATTTGGAGTAG
- the LOC123884763 gene encoding uncharacterized protein LOC123884763 isoform X1 → MKHSSSVKHKRTVEVLSVVLIFASCFFRSSYFHASKKFLAELKMEMPAHRTWMYNRRIVGRKGYTAEFLQGLEEFLDFACQQPQYLNEGVISCPCKQCKNERHLTLKEVNIHIRQKGFTPGYWYWTSHGEEVPQTNLDVDMHSDEMPFSSQQDTGFDDADLNDQNFVQNEEVPTNMESTEFYDMPDSTQQPARSGYQNTPNMSAAIAMLSLQSKHNMSQDCFNDVIKFMRESSHIENEIPSYSRKTKRTVQPTKMSSKKKRAQTNAPLIIPSDTLPTYSNQATQPPSRTKPRTKLSQSRPTKPLTRLQLRTQSQFSHSQLPLQPQPTELQPQPQLRVQPQPTESRHRLRPQPTVPRPTEPQLRLQPQPTPPRPQPQLRLQPQPTQPRPQPQLRLQPQPTQPQPTPPRSQPQPQPQAQPIISQTIPTQVLQCREFPMVNETPSSSSNHVSKESNGNKIPILPEGDGFDQHRLVVKAIALIIRINLEEGKPSWKQLSKKQRDSWFDIFKSKFTWPPQHKDLVRRNFEKRGSAKMIQLMQEARKDLDQKPIWMEERVWTQLKAHWESLEYKRKSEINKRNGESMAGASLHTGGSIPHHLHWKRMKEANGTDPSMAEFYFRTHRKKDQSWVGPCAESAYDKFERRKLELSSKIVSSENGGDMPSELDIWVDSVGTKKGRVFGLGSVNKKLVTSVKLSANSEDVNALRSQIHALNESLQKQEQEKLEMKHELTETKQQVAALMQHLGFAASSSRPHSSPQDSNEIDNGDADDSDGDHLE, encoded by the exons ATGAAACATTCATCATCGGTCAAACATAAACGTACCGTTGAGGTTTTATCAGTTGTTCTTATCTTTGCATCTTGTTTTTTCAGGAGCTCATACTTCCATGCATCAAAAAAATTCCTTG CTGAGCTGAAAATGGAAATGCCGGCGCATCGGACATGGATGTATAATAGGCGTATTGTTGGCCGAAAGGGATATACAGCTGAATTTTTGCAAGGCCTCGAAGAGTTTCTTGATTTTGCTTGTCAACAACCACAGTATTTGAATGAAGGTGTAATAAGCTGTCCATGTAAGCAATGTAAAAATGAGAGGCACCTAACTCTGAAGGAAGTAAATATTCATATTCGTCAAAAAGGGTTTACACCTGGATATTGGTATTGGACATCTCATGGAGAGGAAGTCCCTCAAACTAATCTCGATGTTGATATGCATTCAGATGAAATGCCTTTTAGCAGTCAACAAGACACGGGGTTTGATGATGCTGATCTTAATGACCAAAATTTTGTACAAAATGAAGAGGTGCCGACAAATATGGAATCAACTGAATTTTATGATATGCCGGATTCAACTCAACAACCTGCGCGGTCAGGGTACCAAAACACACCAAATATGTCTGCTGCTATTGCAATGTTGAGTTTACAATCTAAACACAACATGTCACAAGATTGTTTCAATGATGTGATAAAGTTTATGAGGGAGTCAAGCCACATTGAGAATGAAATTCCTTCATATTCTAGGAAAACAAAGAGAACTGTGCAGCCAACTAAGATGTCTAGTAAAAAGAAACGTGCTCAAACCAATGCACCATTGATAATTCCATCTGATACCCTTCCAACTTATTCTAACCAAGCCACTCAACCTCCATCTCGAACTAAACCTCGAACTAAGCTTAGTCAATCTCGACCCACTAAGCCTCTAACTCGACTTCAACTCCGAACTCAATCTCAATTCTCTCACTCTCAACTCCCCCTGCAACCTCAGCCCACTGAACTTCAACCACAACCTCAACTTCGTGTGCAACCTCAACCCACTGAATCCCGACATCGCCTGCGACCCCAACCAACTGTACCTCGACCTACTGAACCTCAACTTCGCCTGCAACCCCAACCCACTCCACCTCGACCACAACCTCAACTCCGCCTACAGCCGCAACCCACTCAACCTCGACCCCAACCTCAACTCCGCCTGCAACCCCAACCCACTCAACCTCAACCTACTCCACCTCGCTCTCAACCTCAACCTCAGCCTCAAGCTCAACCCATCATATCTCAAACCATTCCTACCCAAGTCCTTCAATGTCGAGAATTTCCAATGGTCAACGAAACTCCATCTTCTTCATCTAACCATGTCAGTAAAGAAAGTAATGGGAACAAAATCCCCATACTTCCAGAAGGGGATGG GTTTGATCAACACAGGTTGGTAGTGAAGGCAATTGCTTTAATTATACGAATTAACTTGGAGGAGGGAAAACCATCATGGAAGCAGTTATCTAAAAAACAACGAGATTCGTGGTTTGATATAtttaaa TCAAAGTTTACGTGGCCACCTCAACATAAAGACTTGGTGCGACGTAACTTTGAGAAAAGGGGTTCAGCAAAAATGATTCAATTAATGCAAGAAGCTCGAAAAGATTTAGATCAAAAACCAATTTGGATGGAAGAGCGGGTGTGGACACAATTGAAAGCACATTGGGAGTCCTTAGAATACAAAAGAAAGTCTGAAATAAACAAAAGAAATGGCGAGTCTATGGCTGGTGCTTCTCTTCACACTGGTGGATCAATTCCTCATCATTTGCATTGGAAGCGAATG AAGGAGGCAAATGGAACAGATCCATCCATGGCTGAGTTTTATTTTCGTACACATCGAAAAAAGGACCAAAGTTGGGTGGGTCCTTGTGCCGAGTCTGCTTAT GATAAATTTGAACGAAGAAAATTGGAATTATCTTCCAAGATTGTTTCGAGTGAGAATGGAGGTGATATGCCGTCTGAATTGGATATATGGGTAGATTCAGTTGGAACGAAAAAAGGAAGGGTTTTTGGTCTCGGATCTGTAAACAAAAAATTGGTTACATCTGTTAAACTTTCTGCTAATTCAGAAGATGTCAATGCTTTAAGAAGTCAGATTCATGCACTTAACGAGTCACTGCAAAAACAGGAACAAGAGAAATTAGAAATGAAACATGAGTTGACCGAAACTAAACAACAAGTAGCAGCTTTAATGCAACACTTGGGGTTTGCCGCCTCTTCTTCTCGTCCGCATTCATCACCTCAAGACAGCAATGAAATTGATAATGGCGATGCTGATGATAGTGATGGTGATCATTTGGAGTAG